In Massilia forsythiae, one DNA window encodes the following:
- a CDS encoding acyl carrier protein yields the protein MYLEEVKTILIDVLGLGEAGRALEADSPLLGSLPELDSMAVVTLIGALETHFDIEIGDDDLSASTFATLGSLAAFVAEKQAG from the coding sequence ATGTATCTCGAAGAAGTAAAAACGATCCTGATTGACGTGCTGGGCCTGGGCGAGGCCGGCCGCGCCCTGGAGGCGGATTCGCCTTTGCTGGGCAGCCTGCCGGAACTCGATTCGATGGCGGTGGTCACCCTGATCGGCGCGCTCGAGACGCATTTCGACATCGAGATCGGCGACGACGACCTCAGCGCCAGCACCTTCGCCACGCTGGGCAGCCTGGCCGCCTTCGTCGCCGAAAAACAGGCCGGATGA